Within the Photobacterium swingsii genome, the region GCGGCAAAGGAGGGTTAGATGCATTTATCTATATGTACGATTTCATTTCGGCATCATCTCGTATCACTAGAAAATTTGGCAGAGTGGGCACGCACACATGCTTTTGATGGTATCGAGTTGTGGGGAGTACACGCGATAGGCTTAGAGCATCAGCCACAATATGATGCGAAGTGGCTGCAAGATATGGGGTTATCAATATCCATGCTGAGTGATTATTTACCCCTTGTCGGTGATCGCCATGCTGCCAATCAAAAGTGTGCCCATATTTGCCGTTTAGCAGATTATTGGCAAACAGGGAAAGTTCGTACTTTTGCTGGCCATCAAGCCAGTGATGATGTTGATGCCGTACAGCGTCAACAAATGACACTGCGTTTGCGAGATATCTGTCAGTATGCTGCAGAGAGTGGGCTTGATGTGTTGGTTGAAACTCATCCTAACACCTTGGCTGATACGCCAACATCAACATTACGTTTATTGGAAGAAGTGAACCATCCAGCCTTGAAACTGAACTTTGATACGCTGCACGTGTGGGAGGCAGGGGCGGATCCCGTGGCGTTTCATCGGCAAGTGATTGAGCATATTGGTCATTATCATTTGAAGAATATTCAATCACGAGAGCAACTGTCTGTTTTTAGCCCTGAAAATGTTTATTCACCAGCTGGGACTCGGCAAGGCATGGTGCCTTTATTCAATGGGGCGCTCGACTATAACGCTTTTTTACAAGGGGTTGCGAATAAACCTTCGGTTTCAGCATCTTTGGAGTGGTTTGGACATGATGTAAAAAAGACGCTATTACATGATAAAAAAAAGTTGGAACTTTACTTTAAAAACATAAGTTTAGATTCGGTTTTGGCAGTCTAAAGAGTGTTGGTGATTTGTTGCAAAAGTTATGACTTATGACGCAAAGTTTATGTGTTAGTGATTGCATATTCGGTGCATAAGTAGTTTAATGCTTACAATCTAATTGGTAATCATTATCAATTGGGTGCGAGAGTATTATAACTACATTCATTAGCGGTAATTAAAGTCAGGCAGGGAATTTCATGGCATCAAGGATTAGACAGCACTCGATGACTGTGCTGATTGTTGAACCCAATGAAGGATTAAGTCAGCAGATCAGCGAGCAATTTTGGCTTGAAAACTTTGTGGTACGCCGATGCTCGGCAGGTAACGAAGTACAGGGCGTTGTCGCTGAAGGTGGCATTGATTTAATTATTTTATCAATGCAGTTACCAGAAATGTCAGGGTTAACATTACTTAAACGTTGTCGCCAATTCACCGGTATTCCGATTATCTTAATCGCGGCTCATTATCAAATGGCAGATTGTATGAATGGCTTCATGCATGGTGCAGATGACTACATAACGCAACAGCGTCCGCTAAAAGAGCTCGTGTATCGTGCGATGGCAATCTTACGGCGGCTTAATACTGATACCGTGTCGCCTGAAAAACGTCATGAGCTCGTGGTCGGTGAACTGAAAATGGATCGCCAGCGTTTAAGTGTTACTGTCAATGAGCAATCTATCTCAATGACCCCCATTCAGTTTAAATTACTATGGACTTTGGTGTCACAACCCGCAGAGGTTCTCAGTAAATCGTATTTATACCGTCAGGTCTTAGCACGAGAGTTTAGCCCTTATGATCGTAGCCTAGATATGCACTTAAGTCGCGTTCGTAAAAAGCTGGTGGCTGCGGGCATGTCTGCCGAGCGCCTACAAACCTCGCATGGTAAAGGGTATCGTTTCGCTTAGTTCGAGTGAATCCTAAGTGTAAAAATAACATTTCTTTTCTTCCTTCATGGCAAGTTTATTGTCATGAAGGCTTCTTTGTATCTATTTGATTTTTAATGTTTTAACTTGGCTTGTAACAGTTGTAAAAACCGTTTACAGCAACCTCCCAACTATAGAGAATAGCTTAAATTGATAATAGTTCTCATTATTGTTGGAATGATAAAATGATACATGGCCGTACATTAAACCTCTCTCAGCTTACTCTTGCTATTTCTGCTGCATTTATCAGTGGTACGACTGCTGCTCAAAGCCCAGACGCGAATCATGAAACCCTAGTGGTGACGGGGAATCCGTTACAAATGACCGAAGTCGTGATCGATGCAGATCAATTAGATAAACGCCAAGCGAATGATTTAAGTGACATCTTTCGTGCCGATCCTGAAGTCTCTATTGGTGGTGGTTCGAGTGTCTCGCAGAAAATCTATGTTCGTGGTTTAGAAGATAACATGCTCAATGTCACTATTGATGGCGCAACGCAATCGGGCAATATTTATCATCACCAAGGCCGATTATCCATTGAACCTGAGTTGCTTCAACAAGTTGAAGTTGCAGCAGGGGCTGGTCGCGCAACCAATGGACCGGGTGCGCTGGGGGGAACCATTCGCTTCAAAACCAAAAATCCTGAAGATTTACTTCGTAATGGCGAACGATACGGTGCCTTGGTGAAAGGGGGCTATTACGATAATACGAAAGGCTATAAAGCCAGTGTCAGTGGTTATGGGTACCTGACAGATAAAATCAGTGCATTAGCGACAATTTCATATAGCGATCATGGCAATTTTACCGATGGTAATGGCCAAGAACAGCCCTATACGGAAGCGGAAAACAAAGTTGGCTTCTTAAAGCTTGTTGGTGATATTACCGATTCGCAAAAGCTAACGCTTAGTTACGATCGCCGTGAAGATGAAGCTTTTCGATATCACCGACCACAATGGGTGCCTAGTAAGAAAAATGCACCTATCAATCAAGAAATGATCCGCGAAACCATTACGGCTAATTACACCTTTGACCCTAGTCGCAATGATTGGGTCGCTTTGGATGTCACTTTATATAATACCGATACTTCGCTGAATCATATTGAAGGCCCTTGGGGGGACTACCTTGGTGATGCAAAAAGTTACGGTGGAGACCTTCGTAACACCAGCACGCTGGGCCATCATCAGCTTACCTATGGTGTTGAATACCGTAGCGATGAGGGGTCGTTAGGCAGCCCAATTTATGGCTCGGATAAAGATGAAGGGACAGTCGCGAGTGCTTATCTACAAGGTGACTTTCAGTTGATGGAAGCCTTATTACTAACTGTCGGTGGGCGCTACGACAAATACACATTAGATGAATCAAAAGGATCGAGTCTAAAACACAGTGGCTTTAGTCCTAACATCGGCTTGAATTATGAAATTGTATCGGGTTTAAACCTTCATGCTGGTTACGCAGAGGCGATTCGTGGTGCGCAGATCCGTGAAATATTTAAGCTCGATGGCGCTAAAAGTAGCGCAGACCGTAAAGAAGAGCGGGCGAAAAATACGGAGCTTGGCATTAACTGGCATAACAATGGTTTAAGCCTATCGGCAGTGGGTTATATCACGAAAGTAAAAGATGTGGTTGGTGAAACCGAGACGAAACCTCGTGAGCTGACCAACCTTGGTGAGCTAGAAACTAAAGGCTTTACCGCTCGTGCTGGCTATCAGTGGGATCTTGTTCGTGCGGGGCTGAGTTATAACCGCTCGCGTCCTGAGTTAAATGGCCAGCCACTTAATGATGATACCAAAGGGATAGGTACTGCGATTGGGGATACTTGGGTCGCTGATGTTAATTATCAAGTGCTTGATAGTGTAGAAATTGGTTATAACGGCCGCTACGTTCAGCGTTTAACGGATGTAGCAACGGGCTATGATGAAAAGGCGGGTTATGCTGTTCATGACATTTATGCCCAATGGCTACCACTGACAAATGATGATCTTAAGCTAACACTGGCGGTGAAAAACTTGCTGGATAAGGCTTATCGTGATCATGCCAGCTATGGCAACAATGGTGATATTGCCCAAGGAACGCTTGAGGCAGGCCGTGATATTCGCGTGAGTGCGTCATACGCATTTTAATGGTGCGAAATACGAAGAGGAGCTTGGCTCCTCTTTTTTGCGTTTATCTAATTATAAAAAATAGAAGTACTTGAGTTTGCAGCCAAGCTGCTCGAATACAGTGAAAGAAAGAGAAGGGAAAAGGATGAACCGTAAAAAAAGAATAGGATGGCGTGCAGGCGTTATGGGGGTGTTCGTTATCTTGGTCAGCGTGATGACTTGTCGTGCTGTGGCGGCTGATACCCTTGTGGACTTAGCGGGGCGTGAGGTTGTCTTACCTAAGCAGGTAAACCGAATCTTATTAGGTGAAAGTCGTTACATTCCGGCTTTAGCCATTTTAGAAGGCGATAAACTGTTTTCCCGTGTCGCAGGGATGATGGGGGATCTAAAAATTGTTGACCCAGATACTTACCAGCAATATCAAGCCGCTTTTCCTGAAATAGACACAGTCCCTCTATTTGGTAAAGGTGCTTCGGATACTTTTAGCTTAGAAACAGCGCTAGCGCTGAAAGCTGATGTCGCTATTTTTGGTGTGGAGGGGCATGGCCCGAGTGCACGAAATAGTGACATTATCGCGATTTTAGAGCGAGCTGGTGTGACGGTGGTGTTTATCGATTTTCGTAAAAATCCGATGAAAAATACCACCAAAAGCTTAGCGATTATGGGGAAAGTGCTAGGGCGTGAACAGCAAGCAACAGACTATATAAATTTTTATAATGCTGAATTAGCCAAAGTTGAACAGGGACTCGCTGCATTAAAAGATAAGCCGTCGCCCAGTGTTTTTTTACATAGTCGAGTGGGCTTAAGTAGCGAGTGCTGTGAAACCATGGCGCGCGGCATGGTGGCACAAATGCTCGATTTTGTTGGAGCTAAGAACATCGCTTTACCATTAATACCGGGTTCGGTTGGGGTGATGAATCAAGAGTATTTATTAACACACCAGCCTGATCTTTATATTGGTACGGCCATTGGCTCGACTGAAACCCAAAAAGAAGAACCGCAATTTATTGTATTGGGTACCAGTATCGATAAAACAACGGCGCACCATTCGCTAGCATTGATCACTCAGCAAGCCCCACTAAAAGAGTTAACGGCAGTACAAAACAAACGCGCTTATTCAATTTGGCATCATTTCTACAATACTCCGCTTAATATTGTCGCTGTACAAACCTTTGCTAAATGGGCTTATCCCATCACCTTTGCCCAGCTAGAGCCAGAGCAAACATTGAGAACACTTTATCAGCGCTATCAGCCCGTTTCATTTAACGGTACCTATTGGATGGCATTGTAGGATGCTGATTTTAAAACGATAGAGTGAGATTTAATGACAGCGATGGTACTGAACAATAGCGACTGTCGCCGTTAATTATTGTGAATTGCACTGTGCCGGAGAAGCCAAATTGGTGACTCCGGTTTGGCGTTTTTGTTGGTTGGAAAACGCTGTAGGTAAATGGCCTGTCATGAGAAGAAAAGGAACACTTATGGATACTCAGTTGGTATCAGCGACTTCGAAAGAGGAAGCGGCGCTTTCACTGTCTCAGCGTTATCGACGATTTGTCTTTAAACGGACGCTCTTGCTGAGCAGTATGTTATTAGCGTTAGTGATCGCTTGGGCTTTCGATACGGCAACGGGGCCATCTCATTTGGGGATAGATGTAATTTGGCAAGCATTAACGGCCCCTGACAGTCTCGATGCGGTAGAGCGAGTGATTATTTTTGATGTACGGATCCCTTATGCCCTGATGGCTGTTGTCGTTGGTGCTGCATTAGGTTTAGCTGGGGCTGAAATGCAAACCACCTTGAATAACCCACTGGCAAGTCCATTTACTTTAGGGATTGGTGCTGCAGCATCATTGGGGGCGGCCGTTGCCATTTTATTTGATTGGCGTTGGTTACCGTTTGGTTTCAATTTTGTCCTGCCATTATTTGCCTTTTTATTCGCTCTGGCGGCATCACTGCTGGTGGTGATCTTATCACGCAGCCAAGGGGCGTCGGTTAATACTGTGATCCTATTTGGCATATCCTTGTTCTTTGCATTAAACGCTATGGTGAGCCTGTTGATGTTCATTGCGGATAGTAATGCACTTCAGCAAATCGTATTTTGGACGATGGGGAGCTTAGCGCGAGCCAGTATTGATAAGGTCTTGGTTGTTACTGCGGTTTTGGTTATTTGTTTTCCACTGTCTTTGCGCCAAGCATGGGCGATGACGGCGATCCGTTCAGGCGAAGATCAGGCCCGTAGCATTGGTATTCGTGTCGAGCGTATGCGTTTAATGGTGTTGTTACGGGTCAGTGTACTCACTGCCGTTGCTGTTGCGTTTGTGGGTGAAATTGGCTTTGTTGGTTTAGTCGGCCCGCATATAGCTAGAATACTGTTAGGTGAAGATCATCGCTTTTTCTTGCCTGGTAGCGCGATTGCTGGGGCGTTACTTTTATCCTTGGCTTCCATTGCTAGCAAAAGCTTAGTCACAGGTGTGATTTTACCGATAGGAATAGTAACGGCCTTGATTGGTATTCCATTCTTTATGAGCTTGATATTGTCGCAAAAAGGGAGGGTGTAGCCATGTCGTTATTACTGGATAATTTCAGCGTGGGTTATCGCAATACCCCGATAATTAAGAGCCTCTCATTGCCCTCAATACCAGCAGGAAGCTTAGTCGCTGTACTTGGCCCTAATGGAGTGGGTAAATCGACATTATTACGTGCAATGGCACGCTTGTTACCTTTCCATGGAGAGCTGACATTAAACGGTGAGAGCGTGGATAAGATGGCGGTGGCACAGAGTGCTAGGTGTATGGGGTACTTGCCACAGACCTTGCCACAAGCAACCAGCCTCGTTGCTTATGAGATCGCTTTTAGTGCTTGTCGGGCGGTGAAGCCTGAATTAAGTAAGTCGTATATTGAGCAAATGATTGAACACACTTTTTCCAAATTAGGGATCAGCCATTTAGCGTTTAAACGTTTGAGTGAGTTATCGGGTGGACAGCGGCAAATGATTGGTTTGGCGCAAGTATTGATCCGTGAACCTCAGTTACTCTTGCTGGATGAGCCGACCAGCGCACTTGATTTACATTGGCAAATTAGCGTGTTGCAAACTGTGAAACAAGAGATCCAACAATGCCAAGCGATTGGCCTTGTCGCGATTCACGATATTAATTTAGCCCTACGTTTTTGTGACCAACTATTAGTGTTAGGCCCACATGGACTACTGGCGATGGGGGAGCCGAAATCAGTATTGACCCCTGATATTTTACAGCAAGCGTATGGCATTCGTGGTCGGGTTGAAAAGTGTTCGAAAGGTTACCCCATTGTGCTGGTGGATGAAGCGTTATCGACATCAATGAACGTGAATACGTGAATACGTGAAATTGTGTTTGTTACGCGCTGTAACGATTGATTACTGGCTGTGTTTGTACATTTCCTTCTCAATATGAGAGGGTTATAAGCTGAAATAAGGCTATGATCTGAGGTAAGTATGACGTTTTTTTATGAGCGCAGTGAATCTGAAACAGAGGTAAACATTGTGATTAAGCCACATTCACTGTATTTGATGTTGCTCATGCTCGCGGTTTGGCTATTGAATGACTTCGTATTGCAATCAGCACCTATGGCACAAGTGCTGATGCCTGCTTTTATTGTTTTTATGGTGGTTCGCTTTTTTTCTATTATCAAAGTGCACCGTGAAATCTTGGTGGCATTGAAAAAAGGGAATGTGCAAACTACTGGCAGCAAGTTTTCACTGAAGAACCCATTGACCTATTGTATTAAAAAACACGATTAAAGCTGTGGTCGTAACGGGTCAGCGAAGGGCTAGTATCGCTAGCACCCTGTGAAGTGAGACCTAGCTTACTCGTCGAAGAATCTTTATATAACAACTGTTTACTAACAAAGCCGAGCCTTGCCTCGGCTTTGTTGTTTATTGTTTCCAGATAGGAAAGTATTTCTTATTTTCGCGCTGCTAATCCTTTAATCACTATCAATGCATAATAGAATAACTATTCGTGAGGTGGAGGTATTGGATGGAAGCGTTTAACTGGAAGCCTTTATTACTAGCGTGCTTAATCGTCAGTATTGGGCAGCTAAGCCTTGGATTGGTTTTTCCTTCATTGCCTTGGATCGCACAAGATCTTGCGATCACCACAGATCAAACTCAGCTTTTAGTTTCGGGGTACCTGCTGATGTTTGGTTCTTCCCAATTAATATACGGACCTTTATCTGATGTGTTTGGCCGTCGGCCTGTGTTATTAGCTGGATTGTCAATTGCGATATTGGGTTTAGTGGTGGCTGTTTGTCAGAGTGACAATTTTTCTGGCTTGCTAACAGGTCGAATCATGCAGGGGTTTGGCGCAGGCAGTGTGGGTGTATTAGCACGTGCAACCATGCGGGATAGCTACCAGAATCAAAGTTTTGTAAAGGCCATGACATGGGTTTCAATTGTTGCCGCTTTCACACCCATCATTGGCCCTGTTATTGGCGGCATGGTGAACCACTATTTAGGCTGGCAGAGTGTCTTTATTTTACTTTTGGCTTATATCAGCTGTATTTGGTTAATACTGATCTTTTTCTTTAAAGAGACATTGGCGGTAACTTCGCGGCCACAGTCTGTTTCTGTATTGGCATTTTCCTATTTCTCTTTGCTGCGTGAGCGTCATTTTATGAGCTTCGCAGGAATAGGTTGGGTTAATTTTACCTTGGTCGTGGTGTCGATCTCTTTAATGCCTTTTATCATGCAGGTACAAATAGGCATGGACTCTGATGAATACGCACTTTGGGCAATGATCCCTGCAATTGGTTTATTGTGCGGTGGCTTATTGTGTCAGCGAGTTCGGCCGCTATTAGGCACGATGCGAGTCTTACAATTGACGCCACTCATTCATGTTGTGTCAGGGGCTATCTTTATTTTTGCTCCACTTTCCCCTATTACTGTCAGTAGTGGGCACTTTCTATTGGCGATGGCCAATGGGATGGCCTTTCCTTGTGCACAATCACTGCTGTTAATGCCTTACGCCCAGAAAGCTGGCACTGTGTCGGCACTATCTGGCGCCTGCCAAATGATCATCGCATCTTTGATCAGCAGCTTTCTATTGC harbors:
- a CDS encoding response regulator transcription factor, whose product is MASRIRQHSMTVLIVEPNEGLSQQISEQFWLENFVVRRCSAGNEVQGVVAEGGIDLIILSMQLPEMSGLTLLKRCRQFTGIPIILIAAHYQMADCMNGFMHGADDYITQQRPLKELVYRAMAILRRLNTDTVSPEKRHELVVGELKMDRQRLSVTVNEQSISMTPIQFKLLWTLVSQPAEVLSKSYLYRQVLAREFSPYDRSLDMHLSRVRKKLVAAGMSAERLQTSHGKGYRFA
- a CDS encoding sugar phosphate isomerase/epimerase family protein, with translation MHLSICTISFRHHLVSLENLAEWARTHAFDGIELWGVHAIGLEHQPQYDAKWLQDMGLSISMLSDYLPLVGDRHAANQKCAHICRLADYWQTGKVRTFAGHQASDDVDAVQRQQMTLRLRDICQYAAESGLDVLVETHPNTLADTPTSTLRLLEEVNHPALKLNFDTLHVWEAGADPVAFHRQVIEHIGHYHLKNIQSREQLSVFSPENVYSPAGTRQGMVPLFNGALDYNAFLQGVANKPSVSASLEWFGHDVKKTLLHDKKKLELYFKNISLDSVLAV
- a CDS encoding ABC transporter substrate-binding protein: MNRKKRIGWRAGVMGVFVILVSVMTCRAVAADTLVDLAGREVVLPKQVNRILLGESRYIPALAILEGDKLFSRVAGMMGDLKIVDPDTYQQYQAAFPEIDTVPLFGKGASDTFSLETALALKADVAIFGVEGHGPSARNSDIIAILERAGVTVVFIDFRKNPMKNTTKSLAIMGKVLGREQQATDYINFYNAELAKVEQGLAALKDKPSPSVFLHSRVGLSSECCETMARGMVAQMLDFVGAKNIALPLIPGSVGVMNQEYLLTHQPDLYIGTAIGSTETQKEEPQFIVLGTSIDKTTAHHSLALITQQAPLKELTAVQNKRAYSIWHHFYNTPLNIVAVQTFAKWAYPITFAQLEPEQTLRTLYQRYQPVSFNGTYWMAL
- a CDS encoding FecCD family ABC transporter permease, translating into MDTQLVSATSKEEAALSLSQRYRRFVFKRTLLLSSMLLALVIAWAFDTATGPSHLGIDVIWQALTAPDSLDAVERVIIFDVRIPYALMAVVVGAALGLAGAEMQTTLNNPLASPFTLGIGAAASLGAAVAILFDWRWLPFGFNFVLPLFAFLFALAASLLVVILSRSQGASVNTVILFGISLFFALNAMVSLLMFIADSNALQQIVFWTMGSLARASIDKVLVVTAVLVICFPLSLRQAWAMTAIRSGEDQARSIGIRVERMRLMVLLRVSVLTAVAVAFVGEIGFVGLVGPHIARILLGEDHRFFLPGSAIAGALLLSLASIASKSLVTGVILPIGIVTALIGIPFFMSLILSQKGRV
- a CDS encoding TonB-dependent receptor domain-containing protein, producing MIHGRTLNLSQLTLAISAAFISGTTAAQSPDANHETLVVTGNPLQMTEVVIDADQLDKRQANDLSDIFRADPEVSIGGGSSVSQKIYVRGLEDNMLNVTIDGATQSGNIYHHQGRLSIEPELLQQVEVAAGAGRATNGPGALGGTIRFKTKNPEDLLRNGERYGALVKGGYYDNTKGYKASVSGYGYLTDKISALATISYSDHGNFTDGNGQEQPYTEAENKVGFLKLVGDITDSQKLTLSYDRREDEAFRYHRPQWVPSKKNAPINQEMIRETITANYTFDPSRNDWVALDVTLYNTDTSLNHIEGPWGDYLGDAKSYGGDLRNTSTLGHHQLTYGVEYRSDEGSLGSPIYGSDKDEGTVASAYLQGDFQLMEALLLTVGGRYDKYTLDESKGSSLKHSGFSPNIGLNYEIVSGLNLHAGYAEAIRGAQIREIFKLDGAKSSADRKEERAKNTELGINWHNNGLSLSAVGYITKVKDVVGETETKPRELTNLGELETKGFTARAGYQWDLVRAGLSYNRSRPELNGQPLNDDTKGIGTAIGDTWVADVNYQVLDSVEIGYNGRYVQRLTDVATGYDEKAGYAVHDIYAQWLPLTNDDLKLTLAVKNLLDKAYRDHASYGNNGDIAQGTLEAGRDIRVSASYAF
- a CDS encoding multidrug effflux MFS transporter, whose protein sequence is MEAFNWKPLLLACLIVSIGQLSLGLVFPSLPWIAQDLAITTDQTQLLVSGYLLMFGSSQLIYGPLSDVFGRRPVLLAGLSIAILGLVVAVCQSDNFSGLLTGRIMQGFGAGSVGVLARATMRDSYQNQSFVKAMTWVSIVAAFTPIIGPVIGGMVNHYLGWQSVFILLLAYISCIWLILIFFFKETLAVTSRPQSVSVLAFSYFSLLRERHFMSFAGIGWVNFTLVVVSISLMPFIMQVQIGMDSDEYALWAMIPAIGLLCGGLLCQRVRPLLGTMRVLQLTPLIHVVSGAIFIFAPLSPITVSSGHFLLAMANGMAFPCAQSLLLMPYAQKAGTVSALSGACQMIIASLISSFLLHIGISQLWHLGLVMFGAAIVGLALIYSGSHSASGREAAAALN
- a CDS encoding ABC transporter ATP-binding protein is translated as MSLLLDNFSVGYRNTPIIKSLSLPSIPAGSLVAVLGPNGVGKSTLLRAMARLLPFHGELTLNGESVDKMAVAQSARCMGYLPQTLPQATSLVAYEIAFSACRAVKPELSKSYIEQMIEHTFSKLGISHLAFKRLSELSGGQRQMIGLAQVLIREPQLLLLDEPTSALDLHWQISVLQTVKQEIQQCQAIGLVAIHDINLALRFCDQLLVLGPHGLLAMGEPKSVLTPDILQQAYGIRGRVEKCSKGYPIVLVDEALSTSMNVNT